From Rhodovastum atsumiense, a single genomic window includes:
- a CDS encoding LysR family transcriptional regulator encodes MTMLTARRFLPSMSLLAAFEAAARTGSVTAASRELDLTQSAVSRQIKALEAQLGVALFVRERQSIRLTLAGQGYAREIHEALRRISTASLNLRANPHGGTLNLAILPTFGARWLAPRLKGFLGAHPGVSVNFVSRLSPFDFRLDSVDAAIHFGHPHWPGAELTFLMSETIAPACSPAFLAAHAPRCAADFLNLPLLHLTSRPDGWERWLAANGVPDATVHGMLFDQFAAATQAAVAGLGIALLPTFLIAEELQRGDLVLAGAEMRGGAEAYYLAVPLERVTFPPLIAFRAWIAGEAARPVG; translated from the coding sequence ATGACCATGCTGACCGCGCGGCGTTTCCTGCCGTCCATGTCGTTGCTGGCGGCGTTCGAGGCCGCGGCCCGGACCGGCAGCGTGACGGCGGCTTCGCGCGAGCTGGACCTGACGCAAAGCGCGGTGAGCCGGCAGATCAAGGCGCTGGAGGCGCAACTGGGGGTGGCGCTGTTCGTGCGCGAGCGGCAATCGATCCGGCTGACCCTGGCCGGCCAGGGCTATGCCCGTGAGATCCACGAGGCGTTGCGGCGCATTTCCACCGCGTCATTGAACCTGCGCGCCAACCCGCACGGGGGCACGCTCAATCTCGCCATTCTGCCCACCTTCGGCGCGCGCTGGCTGGCGCCGCGGCTGAAGGGCTTCCTCGGCGCCCATCCGGGGGTGTCGGTGAACTTCGTCTCCCGCCTGTCGCCGTTCGATTTCCGCCTGGATTCGGTGGATGCGGCGATCCACTTCGGGCATCCGCACTGGCCGGGCGCGGAGCTGACCTTCCTGATGTCCGAGACCATCGCCCCGGCCTGCAGCCCTGCCTTCCTGGCCGCCCACGCCCCGCGCTGCGCCGCCGATTTCCTCAATCTGCCGCTGCTGCACCTGACCTCGCGGCCGGACGGGTGGGAACGCTGGCTGGCGGCCAACGGGGTGCCGGACGCGACCGTGCATGGCATGTTGTTCGACCAGTTCGCCGCCGCCACCCAGGCGGCGGTCGCCGGGCTGGGCATCGCCCTGCTGCCGACCTTCCTGATCGCCGAGGAACTGCAGCGGGGTGATCTGGTGCTGGCCGGGGCGGAGATGCGCGGCGGCGCCGAAGCCTATTACCTGGCCGTGCCGCTCGAACGCGTCACCTTCCCGCCGCTGATCGCCTTCCGCGCCTGGATCGCCGGGGAAGCCGCCAGACCGGTGGGATGA
- a CDS encoding glutamate-1-semialdehyde 2,1-aminomutase produces the protein MSQKEHCFDESARLRQIAHRLIPGGCHTYAKGDDQYPVLAPGFIRSGNGCHVWDADGNAFIEYGMGNRAVGLGHAYPEVLRAVREALEDGCNFTRPATIEVACAEQFLRLIKGAEMVKFCKDGSDATSGAVRLARAYTGRSLIACCADHPFFSTDDWFIGTTAMHAGIPETVRQLTLTFRYNDIASARALFEQHPGQIAALILEPARQDDPANDFLHALQQLCHANGALLILDEMITGFRWHRNGAQGLYGIEPDLSTFGKAMGNGFSVSALAGKREFMRLGGLDHVDRPRVFLLSTTHGAETHALAAALATMRVYESEPVIEHLTRQGTRLATQIRQAIAHHGLTDHVKIVGRPSCLAYATLDPAGRPSQAFRSLFLQETIRRGVLMPSLVVSYSHQDADIDRTVDAIAGALAVYARALDEGVGKYLIGRPSQIVYRRFNQPDVQSAA, from the coding sequence GTGAGCCAAAAGGAACACTGCTTCGACGAGTCGGCGCGCCTGCGTCAGATCGCCCATCGCCTGATTCCGGGCGGGTGCCATACATATGCCAAGGGGGACGACCAGTATCCGGTCCTGGCCCCCGGCTTCATCCGAAGCGGCAACGGCTGCCATGTCTGGGACGCCGACGGCAACGCGTTCATCGAATACGGCATGGGCAACCGGGCCGTCGGGCTGGGGCACGCCTATCCGGAGGTTCTCCGGGCCGTGCGCGAGGCCCTCGAGGATGGCTGCAACTTCACCCGTCCGGCCACCATCGAGGTCGCCTGCGCCGAGCAGTTCCTGCGCCTGATCAAAGGCGCGGAAATGGTCAAGTTCTGCAAGGATGGCTCGGACGCGACCTCGGGCGCCGTGCGACTGGCCCGCGCCTATACCGGACGCAGCCTGATCGCCTGCTGTGCCGACCATCCGTTCTTCTCGACCGATGACTGGTTCATCGGCACGACGGCGATGCACGCCGGCATCCCCGAGACGGTGCGGCAGCTCACCCTGACCTTCCGCTACAACGACATCGCCAGCGCCCGCGCCTTGTTCGAGCAGCATCCGGGCCAGATCGCCGCCCTGATCCTGGAACCCGCGCGCCAGGACGACCCGGCCAATGATTTCCTCCATGCTCTGCAGCAACTCTGCCACGCCAACGGCGCCCTGCTGATCCTCGACGAGATGATCACCGGCTTCCGCTGGCACCGGAACGGCGCCCAGGGACTCTATGGGATCGAGCCGGACCTGAGCACCTTCGGCAAGGCCATGGGCAATGGCTTCTCGGTCTCGGCGCTGGCGGGCAAGCGCGAATTCATGCGCCTGGGCGGGCTCGATCACGTGGACCGGCCGCGCGTCTTCCTGCTCTCGACCACGCATGGCGCCGAGACCCACGCCCTGGCGGCGGCGCTGGCCACGATGCGGGTGTATGAAAGCGAACCGGTCATCGAACACCTCACCCGTCAGGGCACGCGCCTGGCGACCCAGATCCGGCAGGCCATCGCGCATCACGGGCTCACGGACCACGTGAAGATCGTGGGCCGCCCGAGTTGCCTGGCCTATGCCACCCTGGACCCGGCCGGCCGTCCCTCGCAGGCGTTCCGCTCGCTGTTCCTGCAGGAGACGATCCGCCGCGGCGTGCTGATGCCCTCGCTGGTCGTCAGCTACAGCCACCAGGACGCGGATATCGACCGGACGGTCGATGCCATTGCCGGCGCGCTCGCGGTCTATGCCCGCGCCCTGGACGAAGGTGTCGGGAAATACCTCATCGGGCGACCGTCCCAGATCGTCTACCGGCGCTTCAACCAACCGGATGTCCAGTCGGCAGCGTAG